The following are encoded together in the Candidatus Methylomirabilis oxygeniifera genome:
- a CDS encoding protein of unknown function (Evidence 5 : No homology to any previously reported sequences), giving the protein MPVERCFVNIRFDELSRFRNELAHSKLRNITRFSGPSFHARHGIQSGPLDTGSRRYDVLAVSRGE; this is encoded by the coding sequence TTGCCTGTCGAGCGGTGTTTTGTTAATATCCGTTTCGATGAGTTGAGTCGATTTCGAAATGAATTAGCCCACAGCAAGCTGCGGAATATTACCCGCTTTTCTGGCCCGTCATTCCATGCGCGACACGGAATCCAGTCGGGCCCTCTGGATACCGGCTCCCGCCGGTATGACGTACTCGCGGTAAGCCGCGGGGAATGA
- a CDS encoding protein of unknown function (Evidence 5 : No homology to any previously reported sequences), translating to MQQLRQSVACTVMTANTTNYHDNSVCPLFTVQ from the coding sequence GTGCAACAGTTAAGGCAATCCGTGGCATGCACGGTCATGACCGCAAACACCACGAATTATCACGATAATAGTGTCTGTCCCCTTTTTACGGTACAGTAA
- the rpsI gene encoding 30S ribosomal protein S9 yields MAAEGALYGTGRRKSSVARVWLSPGDGKMTVNRRPLQEYFSRSTNQALAVQPLKTVGVEGKFDLRANVGGGGLTGQAGAVRLGIARALLAVDASLRPSLRKAGFLTRDPRVKERKKYGQKGARARFQFSKR; encoded by the coding sequence ATGGCAGCAGAAGGTGCGTTGTATGGGACTGGGCGGCGAAAGTCGTCCGTAGCCAGGGTGTGGCTGTCGCCCGGTGACGGGAAGATGACGGTCAACCGGCGGCCTTTACAGGAATATTTCAGCCGCTCGACCAATCAAGCCTTGGCTGTTCAACCTCTGAAGACGGTAGGGGTAGAAGGAAAGTTCGACCTGCGTGCCAATGTGGGCGGCGGGGGATTGACCGGCCAGGCCGGTGCCGTTCGACTCGGGATCGCCAGGGCCCTCCTGGCTGTAGATGCTTCCCTGCGGCCGTCGCTTCGAAAGGCGGGGTTCCTGACACGAGACCCTCGAGTGAAGGAGCGAAAGAAATACGGCCAGAAGGGAGCCCGCGCACGGTTCCAATTCTCAAAGCGCTAA
- a CDS encoding protein of unknown function (Evidence 5 : No homology to any previously reported sequences), with translation MSFILDALKKAERDRHLAAVSTPATVHRTPAPPLRRRRLWPWIAGVVIVVNVGVWLWLLRPAPSVPDGATVSVTWELPTSPVPAAPEQAARARPVESVATPDAPDRAAVVVAPSQAPPFAARSASPVPLSRLEQHPDAAPRAEMKPAHVTSSGVAAPRSDSLPKPETAPEKSPAPAVDPAPVKPLERDPATPPASQEPPVSQEVFAKLHLQVHVYSEVPAQRWVFINNQKYVEGQRIDANLVVESITSDGVFVSYQGKRALLRTDQSASR, from the coding sequence ATGTCCTTTATCCTCGACGCATTGAAAAAGGCCGAGCGGGACCGACACTTGGCAGCCGTTTCCACGCCGGCAACCGTCCACCGGACGCCGGCGCCTCCTTTACGGCGCCGACGCCTCTGGCCGTGGATTGCGGGTGTGGTGATCGTTGTGAACGTGGGCGTCTGGTTGTGGCTACTGCGCCCGGCGCCGTCCGTCCCTGACGGAGCGACGGTGAGCGTGACTTGGGAACTCCCGACGTCCCCGGTACCAGCGGCGCCGGAGCAAGCCGCGCGGGCGCGTCCCGTCGAGTCCGTCGCCACACCGGATGCGCCGGACAGGGCAGCGGTTGTCGTGGCGCCGTCGCAAGCCCCACCCTTTGCCGCGAGGAGCGCGTCCCCCGTGCCCCTGTCGCGACTGGAGCAACATCCTGACGCGGCCCCACGGGCCGAGATGAAGCCGGCGCACGTGACATCCTCCGGAGTGGCCGCCCCGAGGTCCGACTCGCTTCCAAAGCCTGAGACCGCGCCGGAGAAGTCTCCGGCTCCTGCAGTGGACCCGGCTCCTGTGAAGCCCCTGGAGCGAGACCCGGCAACACCGCCGGCGTCTCAAGAACCGCCGGTCTCTCAGGAGGTCTTCGCGAAGCTGCACCTCCAGGTTCACGTCTATTCCGAGGTCCCCGCACAGCGCTGGGTCTTCATCAACAACCAAAAGTACGTCGAAGGCCAGCGGATCGACGCCAACCTTGTGGTCGAGAGCATCACGTCCGACGGAGTCTTCGTGAGCTACCAGGGCAAGCGGGCATTGCTCCGAACCGATCAGTCCGCCTCTCGCTGA
- the valS gene encoding Valyl-tRNA synthetase (Valine--tRNA ligase) (Evidence 2b : Function of strongly homologous gene; PubMedId : 3300774; Product type e : enzyme) yields MTEPEVSRAKKAGYDPHGIEERWAKVWEAAGSSHVDESLPRPPYAIVIPPPNITGFLHIGHAMNNTLQDILIRWRRMQGYNALWLPGTDHAGIATQNVVERQLQGEGRRREDLGRTGFVDRVWRWKAESGGTIIRQLKRLGASCDWERECFTMDEDRQEAVREVFVRLYDEGLIYRGERLINWCPRCQTALSDIEVEYEDTQGSLYHIRYPMADDSGTTLIVATTRPETMLGDTAVAVHPDDARYNRLIGRQVRLPLTGRTIPVVGDPILVDREFGTGAVKITPAHDFNDFEAGERHGLPRIALFDREGRIAVTAALNNAQIDPSLFDEIVSQPVAVAREKVLDRLRQEGLLEKVDPHLHALGKCYRCRSVVEPFLSTQWFVKVKPLAEPAIRAVEEGKTRFVPEHWENTYFSWMRNIKDWCISRQLWWGHQIPAWYCKGCDKGNILRGRIEVGVGTRPPTSSDEAFVFIAPEAQPIVSAERPAGCPRCGHHELVQDPDVLDTWFSSALWPFSTMGWPEQTELLRRFYPTSTLVTSFDIIFFWVARMMMMGLKFMGDVPFREVYIHALVRDAEGQKMSKSKGNVIDPLEIIDRYGADAFRFTLAALAAQGRDIRLSEERIEGYRHFCNKLWNAHQFLNRYLPLLEGPLPPVNSLSLDLTDRWLLHRLHALIGSVTKALEEYRFNEAASALYQFVWHEYCDWYLEIVKSRLTSESSLEQRRTGVALLCLGLDTALRLLHPFMPFITEEIWQQLPQHGTSLMVAEWPKADPGWQDANAEVSMGFLMDLTRATRDLRSDLEFPPSKSIRLVLRTSSDTDDRAIDAVLPYLAVLTRAEHVAFGQHLDRPSPAAVALVGSIEVHLPVDDLSVFAARQQKLRRELDKVEQELARVDKKLCNADFMSKAPDEVVSKVKDEHTRLMDTKTKLLQHLERIEHLLRPV; encoded by the coding sequence ATGACAGAACCTGAAGTATCACGCGCGAAGAAGGCCGGATACGATCCGCACGGGATTGAAGAGCGCTGGGCCAAGGTCTGGGAGGCAGCCGGATCGAGCCACGTTGACGAGTCCTTGCCGAGGCCGCCGTATGCCATCGTCATCCCGCCGCCCAATATCACGGGCTTCCTGCATATCGGCCACGCGATGAATAACACGCTCCAGGATATCCTGATTCGATGGCGGCGGATGCAAGGGTATAACGCGCTCTGGCTGCCCGGCACCGACCATGCGGGCATCGCAACCCAAAACGTCGTCGAGCGACAACTCCAGGGAGAGGGCCGTCGGCGCGAAGATCTTGGCCGCACCGGTTTCGTGGACCGGGTCTGGCGCTGGAAGGCGGAGTCCGGCGGGACGATTATCCGCCAGCTCAAGCGGCTGGGTGCCTCCTGCGACTGGGAACGGGAATGTTTCACTATGGATGAGGACCGCCAGGAGGCGGTCCGCGAGGTGTTCGTGCGGCTGTACGACGAGGGGCTGATCTACCGAGGCGAGCGGCTGATCAACTGGTGCCCACGATGCCAAACGGCGCTGTCAGATATCGAGGTGGAGTACGAAGATACGCAGGGGTCGCTCTACCATATCAGGTATCCCATGGCGGATGACTCTGGAACTACACTTATCGTGGCCACCACAAGGCCTGAGACGATGCTGGGAGACACCGCCGTTGCTGTCCACCCGGATGACGCGCGATACAATCGATTGATTGGCCGTCAGGTAAGGCTTCCACTTACCGGGCGGACCATCCCGGTGGTGGGCGATCCGATTCTGGTGGATCGGGAGTTCGGCACCGGTGCCGTGAAGATTACGCCGGCGCACGACTTCAACGACTTTGAGGCAGGGGAGCGACACGGCCTGCCACGGATTGCCCTTTTCGATCGGGAGGGCAGGATCGCGGTCACAGCGGCACTAAATAATGCGCAAATAGATCCTTCGCTTTTTGATGAGATCGTATCGCAACCGGTTGCGGTTGCCCGTGAAAAAGTACTGGATCGGTTGCGTCAGGAAGGATTGTTGGAGAAGGTGGATCCGCACCTGCATGCGCTGGGGAAGTGCTATCGCTGTAGGAGCGTGGTGGAGCCGTTCCTCTCGACGCAATGGTTCGTGAAGGTGAAGCCGCTGGCGGAACCGGCCATCCGGGCGGTGGAGGAGGGGAAGACTAGGTTTGTTCCGGAGCATTGGGAGAACACCTACTTTTCCTGGATGCGGAACATCAAAGACTGGTGCATCTCGCGTCAACTTTGGTGGGGACACCAGATCCCGGCCTGGTACTGTAAGGGATGTGACAAGGGTAACATCTTGAGGGGACGGATAGAGGTAGGGGTTGGGACTCGCCCCCCCACATCTTCAGATGAGGCGTTCGTTTTTATCGCCCCTGAAGCGCAGCCGATTGTTTCGGCAGAACGACCTGCCGGTTGCCCCCGATGCGGTCATCACGAGTTGGTTCAGGACCCCGATGTCCTTGATACCTGGTTCTCGTCGGCTCTCTGGCCTTTCTCGACTATGGGATGGCCGGAGCAGACCGAGCTGCTCCGACGGTTCTATCCGACCTCGACCCTGGTCACCAGCTTCGACATCATTTTCTTCTGGGTCGCCAGGATGATGATGATGGGTCTCAAGTTCATGGGAGATGTCCCGTTCAGGGAGGTCTATATCCATGCACTCGTGCGCGATGCTGAAGGGCAGAAGATGTCGAAGTCGAAGGGGAACGTCATCGACCCCCTCGAAATTATCGACAGATATGGCGCCGATGCGTTCCGATTCACGCTGGCCGCACTGGCGGCCCAGGGCCGTGACATCCGGCTCTCCGAGGAACGGATCGAGGGGTATCGGCATTTTTGTAATAAACTGTGGAACGCCCATCAGTTCCTCAACCGATACCTGCCGCTTCTCGAAGGTCCCCTTCCGCCCGTGAATTCTCTCTCCCTCGATCTGACGGATCGGTGGCTGCTCCATCGCCTGCACGCGCTCATCGGGTCGGTCACAAAAGCGTTGGAAGAGTATCGATTCAACGAGGCGGCGTCAGCCCTCTACCAGTTCGTCTGGCACGAGTACTGCGACTGGTATTTGGAGATTGTGAAGTCTCGCCTTACCTCGGAGTCAAGCCTGGAGCAGCGGCGAACGGGAGTTGCCTTACTGTGCCTGGGGCTGGATACTGCATTACGCCTGCTGCACCCGTTTATGCCGTTTATTACCGAAGAGATTTGGCAGCAATTGCCGCAGCATGGGACCAGCCTGATGGTCGCCGAGTGGCCGAAGGCGGACCCTGGCTGGCAGGATGCGAATGCCGAAGTATCGATGGGCTTTTTGATGGATCTGACGCGGGCGACCCGCGACCTGCGCTCTGACCTGGAGTTTCCCCCTTCGAAGTCGATCCGGCTTGTGCTGCGGACCTCTTCTGATACCGACGATAGGGCGATAGACGCGGTCCTGCCGTACCTCGCCGTGCTCACGCGCGCAGAGCACGTCGCCTTCGGTCAGCACCTGGATCGACCTTCACCGGCCGCCGTGGCGTTGGTGGGTAGTATTGAGGTGCATCTACCGGTGGACGACCTGTCGGTCTTTGCAGCCAGGCAGCAGAAGCTGCGGCGTGAGCTGGACAAGGTGGAGCAGGAGCTGGCGAGGGTAGATAAGAAACTCTGTAACGCCGACTTTATGTCGAAGGCGCCTGATGAGGTAGTGAGCAAGGTGAAGGACGAGCATACCAGGCTCATGGATACCAAGACGAAACTGCTTCAACATCTCGAACGCATCGAACATCTCTTGCGACCTGTTTGA
- a CDS encoding conserved protein of unknown function (Evidence 4 : Homologs of previously reported genes of unknown function), whose translation MSNFDTTIAKIRAFRDARDWMQFHNPKNLAISINLESAELLEHFQWKSMEESEAHARAAREEIAEEIADVAIYLFELADNLEIDLLSSVDAKLAKNESKYPVAKAKGSAAKYNQL comes from the coding sequence ATGAGTAACTTTGATACGACCATTGCCAAAATCCGTGCGTTTCGAGACGCACGCGATTGGATGCAGTTCCATAATCCCAAGAACCTCGCAATTTCCATTAATCTGGAATCGGCGGAGCTACTTGAGCATTTCCAGTGGAAGTCGATGGAGGAAAGCGAGGCGCACGCGAGAGCGGCGCGCGAAGAGATTGCAGAGGAAATAGCGGATGTCGCAATCTACCTGTTTGAGTTGGCTGATAATCTTGAAATCGATCTGCTCTCCAGTGTTGATGCGAAACTCGCCAAGAACGAAAGCAAATACCCTGTCGCGAAAGCCAAGGGTTCGGCAGCAAAATACAATCAACTCTAA
- a CDS encoding protein of unknown function (Evidence 5 : No homology to any previously reported sequences): MDPSCSGVVRRSHTPAPYASARPGPATQPGVPPPSQNGQRRGQLPAPLDLALQPLLPRPTPHLLYLTTDVTYVAGLFCPRCSRLLHSSYITLIAESIHRIALLHYISSNFPLEKGRFGGFSRSFKTPLPPPLLKGETGDFCSE, encoded by the coding sequence TTGGATCCGTCTTGTTCTGGAGTAGTTCGTAGGTCACACACCCCTGCTCCCTACGCGTCGGCTCGACCAGGCCCTGCAACACAGCCCGGAGTTCCTCCACCTTCCCAAAACGGGCAACGACGTGGGCAACTACCCGCACCGCTTGATCTCGCATTGCAACCACTCCTTCCTCGGCCGACCCCACATCTGCTCTATCTGACGACCGATGTCACCTACGTTGCCGGTCTGTTCTGTCCCCGATGTTCCCGGTTGCTACACTCTTCCTATATCACCCTTATTGCGGAGAGCATTCACCGGATTGCACTCTTGCACTATATCTCCAGCAACTTCCCCCTTGAAAAAGGGAGATTCGGGGGGTTTTCTCGATCGTTCAAAACCCCCCTTCCCCCCCCTTTGCTAAAGGGGGAGACAGGCGATTTTTGCTCTGAGTAA
- a CDS encoding BirA biofunctional protein, putative (fragment), whose amino-acid sequence MRREATMTGPQELLAPLNEVEIRVGLVTRRIGTTVHLFQEVESTNDEAAALADRGEAEGAIVIAERQRRGRGRMGRRWESPRGLGLYLSVILRPMIPPQSAPLLTLMGAVAAADAIERTTGLTTALKWPNDLIVHGRKVGGILGEMAADSSGLLHVILGFGINVNQAEADFDEELRRIASSLRIEADRPIDRTAMVRSFCESLDGWYERFLCDGPLPILEHARRRCLTVGRMVMARSGDQEISGFAVEMDDLGRLVIRDARGALHHLVAGDVTLAG is encoded by the coding sequence ATGAGGCGCGAGGCGACTATGACAGGTCCTCAGGAACTCTTGGCACCGTTAAATGAGGTGGAGATTCGGGTTGGCCTGGTTACGAGGCGGATCGGGACTACGGTCCACCTGTTCCAGGAGGTTGAGTCGACGAACGATGAAGCGGCAGCACTGGCCGACCGTGGTGAGGCGGAGGGGGCGATTGTCATCGCGGAAAGGCAGCGGCGTGGGCGCGGTCGGATGGGTCGCCGATGGGAATCGCCGAGGGGGCTGGGGCTCTACCTTTCTGTCATCCTGAGGCCGATGATCCCGCCACAGAGCGCCCCTCTACTTACCCTCATGGGCGCAGTGGCAGCCGCTGACGCGATAGAACGAACGACTGGGCTTACGACAGCGCTGAAGTGGCCAAACGATCTGATCGTACATGGCCGAAAGGTGGGGGGTATCCTCGGCGAAATGGCTGCCGATAGCTCCGGCCTCCTTCATGTCATCCTGGGGTTCGGCATCAACGTCAATCAGGCCGAGGCGGACTTCGATGAAGAACTACGCCGGATCGCCAGTTCGCTCCGCATTGAGGCCGACCGTCCCATAGATCGAACAGCAATGGTGCGGTCATTCTGTGAGAGTCTTGACGGTTGGTACGAGCGGTTCTTGTGCGATGGCCCCCTGCCCATTCTTGAGCATGCCCGACGCCGCTGCCTGACCGTAGGTCGGATGGTCATGGCCCGATCCGGCGATCAGGAGATATCCGGTTTCGCGGTCGAGATGGACGACCTTGGGCGTCTGGTGATCCGCGATGCGCGGGGCGCATTGCATCACCTGGTCGCCGGTGATGTCACGCTCGCGGGGTAA
- the rplM gene encoding 50S ribosomal subunit protein L13 (Evidence 2a : Function of homologous gene experimentally demonstrated in an other organism; PubMedId : 11154066; Product type s : structure), with translation MSKTIHCAISEIDRRWHLIDASGQVLGRLATEVAGLLRGKHKPIFSPHMDTGDFVVIVNAERVVLTGNKLKDKLYHRHSGYPGGLTTTTAEQMFKSHPTRVLEAAVRGMLPRTKLGDALFRKLKVYAGPTHPHASQQPIPFVKTTVKEG, from the coding sequence ATGAGTAAGACGATTCATTGCGCTATCAGCGAAATCGACAGGCGGTGGCACCTGATCGATGCGTCGGGACAGGTGCTTGGGCGGCTGGCTACTGAGGTAGCGGGGCTCCTGCGAGGGAAGCATAAGCCGATCTTCAGCCCGCATATGGACACCGGGGACTTCGTGGTGATTGTAAATGCCGAGCGAGTGGTATTAACAGGTAATAAGCTAAAAGATAAGCTCTACCATCGCCATTCCGGCTATCCTGGCGGACTGACAACCACTACGGCTGAGCAGATGTTTAAGAGTCACCCCACGCGGGTGCTGGAGGCTGCGGTTCGGGGGATGTTACCCAGAACGAAGTTAGGTGATGCGCTGTTTCGTAAACTCAAGGTATATGCGGGCCCCACCCATCCGCATGCGTCACAGCAGCCGATACCATTCGTTAAAACGACCGTTAAGGAGGGATAA
- a CDS encoding conserved protein of unknown function (Evidence 4 : Homologs of previously reported genes of unknown function) — translation MAGAKRERSNRNLPDEGPVALPETDDGTVLFNVPFPQDLAQLKTMAPIILKQSYQIDYIHSYGQDSPFFAGLANGKLLGTVCTKCGYKYATPKLHCMDCGSECDWFELPQIGAVHTFTVCYFGGEEFLKETPFVLILVEWPGIDTLFLSRLLGVDPLNPSLEWVGMKVRAKFRRLSKFKPTDVYFIPA, via the coding sequence ATGGCGGGTGCCAAACGCGAGAGATCGAATCGAAACCTACCCGATGAAGGGCCTGTCGCATTGCCTGAGACCGACGACGGGACCGTCCTGTTCAATGTCCCGTTCCCTCAGGATCTGGCCCAACTCAAAACCATGGCCCCCATCATCCTCAAGCAGTCCTACCAGATCGACTACATCCACAGCTACGGACAGGACTCCCCTTTCTTTGCAGGTCTCGCCAACGGCAAGCTGCTTGGGACGGTCTGCACGAAGTGTGGCTACAAATACGCGACGCCTAAGCTGCACTGTATGGATTGCGGCAGCGAGTGCGACTGGTTCGAGCTCCCCCAGATCGGCGCGGTCCACACCTTCACCGTCTGTTACTTCGGGGGCGAGGAGTTCCTGAAGGAGACCCCATTTGTGCTGATCCTGGTGGAGTGGCCTGGTATCGATACCCTGTTTCTCTCGCGGCTGCTCGGCGTCGATCCACTAAATCCTTCACTGGAGTGGGTCGGGATGAAGGTTCGGGCAAAATTCCGCCGCCTCTCCAAGTTCAAGCCGACCGACGTCTACTTCATCCCGGCGTAG
- a CDS encoding Sec-independent protein translocase protein tatA/E homolog (modular protein), with translation MFGLGMPELIIILLIALVVFGAAKLPQIGSSLGGAIREFKKSIEAPKKGETTEPPNDIVCSQCRQPLQKDWTACPHCGTKREA, from the coding sequence ATGTTCGGACTCGGGATGCCGGAACTGATAATCATCTTACTGATTGCACTCGTCGTGTTTGGCGCTGCGAAATTGCCCCAGATCGGCAGCTCCCTCGGTGGAGCGATTCGCGAATTCAAGAAGTCAATCGAGGCACCCAAGAAAGGCGAGACGACGGAGCCTCCCAACGACATCGTCTGCAGCCAGTGTCGTCAACCGCTTCAGAAAGACTGGACAGCCTGCCCTCACTGCGGGACGAAACGCGAGGCGTAG
- a CDS encoding protein of unknown function (Evidence 5 : No homology to any previously reported sequences) → MLSLAGSIGGLFFACQGILCIETQEMTMRVGKDGGSWVALLRTPLICWSSHPVRGYC, encoded by the coding sequence TTGCTTTCGCTGGCTGGAAGTATAGGAGGGCTGTTTTTTGCGTGTCAAGGGATATTGTGCATCGAAACACAGGAGATGACGATGCGAGTGGGGAAGGACGGTGGATCGTGGGTCGCTCTTTTGAGAACTCCGCTCATCTGTTGGTCGAGTCACCCGGTACGAGGGTATTGTTGA
- the coaX gene encoding Type III pantothenate kinase (Pantothenic acid kinase) (PanK-III): protein MLLALDVGNTNTVVGVFEDKTLRVHWRISTRRDGTGDEYGMLISNLLHLAGLEPGQISALIIASVVPPLQSSLEEMAHRYFRMAPLVVGLGTKTGMSILYDSPREVGADRIVNAVAAFETYGGPAIVIDFGTATTFDAISAKGEYLGGVIAPGIGIAAEALFERTAKLPRIDIAKPKSVVGKTTVTSMQSGLFFGYLGLVEGIVRRMREEMGGDPVVIGTGGLAHLILAESPDIKHVDPLLTLTGLRIIYERNT from the coding sequence ATGCTGCTCGCGTTGGATGTAGGTAACACCAATACGGTCGTCGGGGTATTCGAAGACAAGACGCTCCGGGTACATTGGCGGATCAGCACCCGGCGTGACGGGACCGGCGACGAATACGGAATGTTGATCAGTAATCTGTTACACCTTGCCGGATTGGAGCCGGGTCAGATCTCAGCGCTCATTATCGCCTCGGTGGTTCCGCCGCTTCAGTCATCGCTGGAAGAGATGGCCCATCGTTACTTCCGGATGGCGCCCCTGGTGGTCGGTCTGGGAACGAAGACCGGTATGTCGATCCTGTACGACAGCCCACGAGAGGTTGGGGCCGACCGGATCGTCAACGCGGTGGCAGCCTTCGAGACCTACGGCGGCCCGGCGATTGTGATAGATTTTGGTACGGCTACCACCTTTGACGCCATCTCGGCCAAGGGAGAGTATCTGGGAGGCGTGATCGCGCCCGGTATCGGAATCGCCGCCGAGGCCCTTTTTGAGCGAACGGCGAAGCTACCGCGGATCGATATCGCCAAGCCGAAATCGGTGGTGGGGAAAACGACGGTGACCAGCATGCAATCCGGGCTATTCTTCGGTTATCTGGGGCTGGTTGAAGGGATCGTCAGGCGGATGCGTGAAGAGATGGGGGGCGATCCTGTTGTGATCGGCACCGGGGGACTGGCCCATCTGATCCTCGCCGAATCACCGGACATCAAGCATGTGGATCCGCTGCTCACGCTGACCGGCCTTCGGATCATCTACGAGCGCAACACATAA
- the exeA gene encoding General secretion pathway protein A has protein sequence MVGRRLRRRNAVVVRRRRPATSSPILAAEGVGRAERSPRPRYVMYTTFFGLTEAPFSMTPDPRYLYMSERHRDALAHLLYGVGEGGGFVQLTGEVGTGKTTLCRCLLEQLPPRVDVALILNPRLTDIELLAAVCDELRIPYPAGTTSGKPFVDALYRHLLDAHAQGRRTVLIIDEAQDLAAEVLEQIRLLTNLETPTRKLLQIILIGQPELIRLLNREELRQLAQRITARYHLLAFSEDDTRAYIVHRLQIAGQKKEIFTDAAIRAAHESARGIPRLINAICDRALLGAYTQDQHCVTAGTVRRAASEVLGETLTPQLVRRGRWAGAAVLVAVLVTGSWAFFTQERAQLIRRAVGPSAMNSTSRPGTLSALLSDPSLRADRKSAFAGLYASWRLNVDGSMDNLGCERGRSDGLQCLFKTGTWGKLRRFNLPAIIELSTPAGDRRYATVVALDEQNATLDFGGRRHMFPLGEIDRYWDGPFILLWKAPELSSVPIRPGARGKDVEWLRERFAEFDGVPGGGRDRQVFDNDLRTRVIAFQRSRSLTADGVVGKETLTHLSAAQRDPKVPRLRREGS, from the coding sequence ATGGTCGGGCGGCGGCTCCGACGGCGTAACGCTGTCGTTGTGCGCCGAAGACGGCCGGCGACATCCTCTCCGATTCTCGCGGCGGAAGGTGTCGGAAGGGCAGAGCGCAGCCCCCGTCCGCGTTACGTGATGTATACGACGTTTTTCGGCCTCACCGAGGCCCCGTTCTCCATGACGCCCGATCCGCGCTATCTCTATATGAGCGAGCGCCACCGTGACGCCTTGGCACACCTTCTCTACGGGGTCGGAGAAGGCGGCGGATTTGTGCAGCTCACCGGTGAGGTCGGAACCGGGAAGACGACACTCTGTCGGTGTCTGCTGGAGCAACTGCCGCCCCGCGTGGACGTGGCGCTCATCCTCAATCCGCGGCTTACGGATATCGAGCTGCTCGCCGCGGTGTGCGATGAGCTCCGCATCCCGTATCCCGCCGGCACTACCAGCGGGAAGCCTTTTGTTGACGCGCTGTACCGACATCTGCTCGATGCGCACGCGCAGGGACGTCGCACGGTGCTCATCATCGACGAGGCGCAGGACCTCGCCGCCGAGGTCCTGGAGCAGATCCGACTGCTGACGAATCTCGAGACCCCAACCCGGAAATTGTTACAGATTATCCTCATCGGCCAGCCGGAACTGATTCGGCTGCTCAACAGGGAAGAGCTCCGGCAATTGGCCCAGCGGATCACCGCGCGCTATCACCTGCTGGCGTTCTCCGAGGACGACACGCGAGCCTATATCGTTCATCGACTCCAGATCGCCGGCCAGAAGAAAGAGATCTTCACTGATGCGGCGATACGCGCAGCGCATGAGTCGGCGCGCGGCATCCCGCGGCTGATCAACGCCATCTGCGACCGCGCGCTGCTCGGGGCCTATACGCAAGACCAGCATTGCGTGACGGCCGGCACGGTACGCCGCGCGGCGAGCGAGGTGCTCGGCGAGACGCTGACGCCGCAGCTCGTGCGTCGAGGGCGGTGGGCGGGTGCGGCGGTGCTCGTTGCGGTGCTCGTCACCGGCTCCTGGGCGTTCTTCACTCAGGAGCGGGCGCAGTTGATCCGGCGTGCCGTTGGCCCGAGTGCGATGAATTCGACATCGAGGCCCGGTACGCTCTCGGCGCTCCTTTCAGATCCCTCGCTACGGGCCGACAGGAAGTCGGCGTTTGCCGGCCTCTATGCGAGTTGGCGCCTTAATGTCGACGGCTCCATGGACAACCTCGGCTGCGAGCGCGGTCGCTCCGACGGACTTCAGTGTCTCTTTAAGACGGGTACGTGGGGCAAGCTCCGTCGATTCAACCTGCCGGCCATCATCGAGCTGTCGACGCCGGCGGGAGATCGTCGGTACGCCACGGTGGTGGCCCTGGACGAGCAGAACGCGACTCTCGACTTCGGGGGGCGGCGGCACATGTTCCCGCTGGGCGAGATCGACCGCTACTGGGATGGTCCGTTTATTCTCCTCTGGAAGGCGCCGGAGTTGAGCTCGGTTCCCATCAGGCCGGGCGCGCGCGGCAAGGACGTAGAGTGGCTGCGAGAGCGGTTCGCCGAGTTCGACGGCGTTCCCGGCGGAGGACGGGATCGCCAGGTCTTCGACAACGACCTCCGTACCCGGGTGATCGCCTTCCAGCGTAGTCGGTCGCTCACGGCCGACGGAGTCGTCGGAAAGGAGACGCTGACCCATTTGAGCGCCGCGCAGCGCGATCCGAAGGTACCTCGCCTCCGGCGTGAAGGCTCGTAG